A genome region from Coprococcus phoceensis includes the following:
- a CDS encoding restriction endonuclease subunit S produces MRIVKLRDISELKTGPFGTQFRASEYVTEGIPVINVKNIGYGSLLVSGLDHVSENTLERLSEHKLQEGDIVFGRKGSVDRHCLIRKGQDGWMQGSDCIRVRFTDAIVYPEFVSYYLLTDAVKMKINNSAVGSTMASLNTDILGDIDIILPDCEEQKRIALILGTIDKKISNNNQINDYLSYQSSMVA; encoded by the coding sequence ATGAGAATTGTAAAACTTAGGGATATATCCGAATTAAAAACAGGTCCCTTTGGAACACAGTTTAGAGCAAGTGAGTATGTTACAGAAGGAATACCGGTAATTAATGTCAAGAATATTGGCTACGGAAGTTTACTTGTTTCAGGGCTGGATCATGTAAGTGAAAATACATTAGAAAGACTGTCGGAACATAAATTGCAAGAGGGAGATATTGTATTTGGAAGAAAAGGTTCTGTTGACAGACATTGCTTGATCAGGAAAGGGCAAGATGGATGGATGCAGGGGTCAGATTGTATACGTGTACGATTTACAGATGCCATTGTTTATCCTGAATTTGTTTCGTATTATTTATTGACTGATGCAGTAAAAATGAAGATAAACAATTCCGCAGTAGGATCAACTATGGCATCATTGAATACAGATATTTTGGGTGATATCGATATTATTTTGCCAGATTGCGAGGAACAAAAAAGAATAGCACTAATTTTAGGCACAATCGACAAAAAAATAAGTAATAATAATCAGATAAATGATTATTTATCATATCAATCTTCGATGGTAGCTTGA
- the xerA gene encoding site-specific tyrosine recombinase/integron integrase translates to MKEKIITEIINEMLPALNNGQLKKLKDVLEVNLYNVAIVTRKDEENEPETQDYLEIFLSAKRIEGCSEKTLTYYRNTIHQMMESVGKTVCTIETEDLRTYLSRYQAEKESSKVTIDNIRRIFSSFFAWLEDEDYIIKSPVRRIHRIKSASVIKETYTDEQLETMRDNCDNLRDLALIDILASTGMRVGELVLLNRDDISFEERECVVFGKGDKERMVYFDARTKLHLQNYLDSRTDNENALFVSLKAPYKRMKIGGIEVRLREMGKRLNIEKVHPHKFRRTLATVAIDKGMPIEQLQKLLGHQRIDTTLQYAMVKQSNVKIAHRKYIG, encoded by the coding sequence ATGAAAGAAAAAATAATAACGGAAATTATTAATGAGATGCTTCCAGCACTTAATAATGGACAATTAAAAAAATTGAAAGATGTATTAGAGGTAAATCTATATAATGTTGCCATTGTGACTAGAAAAGACGAAGAGAATGAACCGGAAACGCAAGATTATTTGGAGATATTTTTATCTGCGAAGAGAATAGAGGGATGTTCAGAGAAGACTTTAACATATTACAGAAATACCATTCATCAAATGATGGAAAGTGTCGGAAAAACGGTATGCACAATTGAAACAGAAGATCTTCGAACATATCTATCGAGATACCAGGCTGAAAAGGAATCGAGTAAGGTGACGATTGATAATATTAGAAGAATATTTTCAAGTTTCTTTGCATGGTTAGAAGATGAGGATTATATTATAAAAAGCCCTGTACGCAGAATACATAGAATTAAGTCTGCTAGCGTGATTAAGGAGACATATACAGATGAACAATTGGAGACAATGAGAGATAATTGTGATAATCTTAGAGATTTGGCTTTAATTGATATACTTGCTTCAACAGGAATGCGAGTAGGAGAGCTTGTTTTACTGAACAGAGATGACATTTCATTTGAGGAAAGAGAGTGTGTAGTGTTTGGTAAAGGCGATAAAGAACGAATGGTGTATTTTGATGCACGAACGAAGTTGCATTTACAGAATTATCTTGACTCCAGGACAGACAATGAGAATGCCTTATTCGTATCACTAAAAGCACCATATAAGCGAATGAAAATAGGTGGCATTGAGGTACGCCTTCGTGAAATGGGAAAGAGGTTGAATATAGAAAAAGTACATCCTCATAAGTTTAGAAGAACATTAGCAACTGTAGCTATAGACAAAGGAATGCCTATAGAACAATTACAGAAATTGTTAGGACATCAACGGATAGACACAACATTGCAATATGCCATGGTTAAACAGAGCAACGTGAAAATTGCTCATAGAAAATATATTGGATAG
- a CDS encoding restriction endonuclease subunit S, producing the protein MSKITKYALSDLYDMSSGLSSKKEQAGHGAPFVSFGTVFNNYFLPEELPDLMDTNEKEQQTYSIKAGDVLITRTSETIDELAMSCVAVKDYPKATYSGFTKRLRPKREGIAYPKYMAFYFRSALFRKAVTYNAFMTLRASFNEDIFTFLDVYLPDYDEQVRIGDMLYNIECKIRKNKEINDYLEEMAKTIYNYWFIQFDFPDENGKPYKSSGGKMSFCNELNREIPQNWNYTSIGNITICLDSERIPLSNQQREGMKGSIPYYGATGIMDYVNRPIFSGNFVLLAEDGSVMDDNGNPILQRVSGDVWINNHTHVLQPVKGYSCRLLYLLLKDIPVSIIKTGSIQMKINQANLNNYNILSIPDAIRTQFINCVEPLDTKIMQIQQENNNLIQFRDWLLPMLMNGQATIED; encoded by the coding sequence ATGAGTAAGATTACTAAATATGCTTTATCTGATTTATATGATATGAGTTCGGGACTCTCATCCAAGAAAGAACAAGCTGGACATGGAGCACCTTTTGTTTCTTTTGGGACGGTTTTTAATAATTATTTTTTACCGGAAGAATTACCGGATTTGATGGATACAAATGAAAAAGAGCAGCAGACATACTCTATAAAAGCAGGAGACGTACTTATTACCAGAACAAGTGAAACGATAGATGAATTGGCTATGAGTTGTGTGGCAGTAAAAGATTATCCAAAAGCAACGTATAGTGGTTTTACAAAACGTCTTCGACCTAAAAGAGAAGGAATAGCATATCCCAAATATATGGCATTTTATTTTAGAAGTGCTTTGTTTCGAAAAGCTGTAACCTATAATGCGTTCATGACTTTAAGAGCAAGCTTTAATGAGGATATTTTTACATTTTTGGATGTATACTTACCGGATTATGACGAACAGGTAAGAATTGGAGATATGCTTTATAATATTGAATGTAAAATTCGGAAGAATAAAGAGATAAATGATTATTTAGAAGAGATGGCAAAGACCATCTATAACTATTGGTTTATACAGTTTGATTTTCCAGATGAAAATGGGAAGCCGTATAAATCCTCTGGTGGAAAAATGTCATTTTGTAATGAATTAAATCGAGAAATCCCTCAAAATTGGAACTATACTTCTATTGGAAATATTACAATCTGCCTTGATTCTGAACGAATTCCGCTTTCTAATCAACAGCGAGAAGGAATGAAAGGTTCAATTCCTTATTATGGTGCCACGGGCATAATGGATTATGTGAATCGCCCCATTTTTTCTGGAAATTTTGTTCTTCTCGCTGAAGATGGTTCGGTAATGGATGATAATGGTAATCCAATATTACAAAGAGTATCTGGCGATGTTTGGATCAATAATCATACACATGTTTTACAGCCCGTGAAAGGTTATTCTTGCCGATTGCTATATTTATTACTAAAAGATATTCCTGTTTCAATAATAAAAACCGGTTCAATTCAAATGAAGATTAATCAAGCAAACCTAAACAATTACAATATTTTGAGTATTCCAGATGCAATTCGTACACAATTTATTAATTGTGTTGAACCACTAGATACCAAAATCATGCAAATCCAGCAGGAAAACAATAATCTAATTCAGTTTCGTGATTGGCTTCTACCAATGTTAATGAATGGTCAAGCTACCATCGAAGATTGA